Genomic DNA from Candidatus Edwardsbacteria bacterium:
GAACGGACACAATCAAGGAGGTAAGTTTTGGCATCCACAGCAGATTTCAGGACCGGCATGGCGCTGAATATAGAGGGGGTTTTGTTTTACCTGGTGGAGTTCCAGCACGTCAAGCCCGGCAAGGGCGGAGCTTTTGTCCGGACAAAATTGAAGAACGTCAGGACCGGCGCGGTGATCGACCGTACCTACCGCTCCGGGGAATTGATAACCGAGGTCAGG
This window encodes:
- a CDS encoding elongation factor P produces the protein MASTADFRTGMALNIEGVLFYLVEFQHVKPGKGGAFVRTKLKNVRTGAVIDRTYRSGELITEVR